A portion of the Oncorhynchus masou masou isolate Uvic2021 chromosome 11, UVic_Omas_1.1, whole genome shotgun sequence genome contains these proteins:
- the LOC135548171 gene encoding chondroitin sulfate N-acetylgalactosaminyltransferase 1-like — translation MLRRGLLAWVSRVGVLLVLVCCSLSLLYVMTCSPHSEDNLVSHALPRPGMGVGVGGAAGGTGAAQSGPTGRNGYQAMLAEREEQHKFHITSLKKQIAQLKEALQERSEQLKGVQDSMERGTGGGRGGQSPGGGILGEGGQGPGADRSHADLQEFLHSQLGRAEVHQGTRLPSEYAMVPFESFTLQRVYQLEMGLTRHPEEKPVRKDRRDELSEALETALQSLNTPRNGADKGHTTKVYSASDFIEGITRTEKDKGTVYELTFKGDQSREFRKLVLFRPFGPLMKVKNERVDTANVRINIIVPLSQRADKFRHFMHNFREVCVRQDGRIHLTVVYFGKDQMNEVKSTLENTSREINFKNFTLLQLNEEFSRGRGLDVGARAWKGGNVLLFFCDVDIYFTADFLNTCRLNTQPGKKVFYPVLFSQYNPTLIYGNHDYIPPVEQQLVIKKDTGFWRDFGFGMTCQYRSDFINIGGFDVDIKGWGGEDVHLYRKYLHSNLLVVRSPSRGLFHLWHEKRCADELPPEQYRMCMQSKAMNEASHGQLGMLFFRHEIEAHLHKQKPQRLNPAKKT, via the exons ATGCTGCGGAGGGGTCTGCTGGCCTGGGTGTCCCGTGTGGGCGTTCTGCTGGTCCTAGTGTGCTGCTCTCTGTCCCTTCTCTACGTCATGACCTGCAGCCCCCACTCCGAGGACAACCTGGTGAGCCATGCCCTGCCACGCCCCGGGATGGGCGTTGGGGTAGGAGGGGCAGCAGGAGGCACGGGGGCGGCTCAGAGCGGACCCACTGGGCGGAATGGATACCAAGCCATGCTTGCAGAGCGCGAGGAGCAACACAAGTTCCACATCACTAGTTTAAAGAAACAAATCGCCCAGCTGAAGGAGGCGCTACAGGAGCGCAGCGAGCAGCTGAAAGGAGTTCAAGACTCCATGGAGCGAGGGACAGGGGGAGGCCGGGGTGGCCAGTCCCCAGGAGGAGGTATCCTTGGGGAGGGAGGACAAGGGCCAGGGGCCGACAGGAGCCACGCTGACCTTCAGGAGTTCCTCCACAGTCAGCTGGGCCGGGCGGAGGTCCACCAGGGGACTAGACTGCCCAGTGAGTACGCCATGGTGCCCTTCGAGAGCTTCACCCTGCAGAGGGTGTACCAGCTGGAGATGGGCCTGACAAGGCACCCTGAGGAGAAGCCTGTGAGGAAGGACCGGAGGGATGAGCTGAGTGAAGCGCTAGAGACAGCCCTGCAGAGTCTCAACACGCCCCGCAACGGAGCAGACAAGGGCCACACCACCAAGGTCTACTCAGCATCAGACTTCATAGAAG GTATCACTCGGACGGAGAAGGACAAAGGCACTGTGTATGAGCTCACCTTCAAAGGGGACCAGAGCCGTGAGTTCAGGAAACTGGTTCTGTTCCGTCCCTTTGGGCCGCTGATGAAGGTGAAGAACGAGAGGGTGGACACAGCTAACGTCCGCATCAATATCATAGTGCCCCTCTCCCAACGAGCCGACAAGTTCAGACACTTTATGCACAACTTCAG agaggtgtgtgtgcggCAGGATGGGCGTATCCACCTAACTGTGGTGTACTTTGGGAAGGACCAAATGAATGAAGTCAAGAGCACGCTGGAGAACACATCTAG GGAGATCAACTTTAAGAACTTCACTCTGCTCCAGCTGAATGAGGAGTTCTCCCGGGGGCGTGGCCTGGATGTGGGCGCCAGGGCGTGGAAAGGAGGGAACGTTCTCCTTTTCTTCTGTGATGTCGACATCTACTTCACCGCTGACTTCCTCAACACCTGCCGACTCAACACTCAACCTG GTAAAAAGGTGTTCTATCCTGTTCTGTTCAGCCAGTACAACCCAACCCTGATTTACGGTAACCATGACTACATCCCTCCAGTGGAGCAGCAACTG GTAATTAAAAAGGATACAGGATTCTGGAGAGACTTTGGCTTCGGAATGACATGCCAATACCGATCAGATTTCATCAACATAG GTGGTTTCGACGTGGACATCAAAGGCTGGGGCGGCGAGGACGTGCACCTTTACAGGAAATACCTTCACAGCAACCTGCTGGTGGTGCGGTCCCCGTCTAGGGGCCTCTTCCACCTGTGGCACGAGAAGCGCTGCGCGGACGAGCTGCCCCCGGAACAGTACAGGATGTGCATGCAGTCCAAGGCCATGAACGAGGCCTCGCACGGCCAGCTGGGCATGCTCTTCTTCCGACACGAGATCGAGGCACACCTGCACAAGCAGAAACCCCAGAGGCTAAACCCTGCCAagaagacatga